A genome region from Methanosphaera sp. WGK6 includes the following:
- a CDS encoding flavodoxin family protein — protein MNYLIINGSPRRQNTWQIVERIKDTLSENDKNPVFNEIDLGNINLPACTGCYSCFNNGEDTCPHNEIISPIVDAMKSCDGFIITSPVYALNVTGLIKNFIDHLAYFYHRPYFFKKKALVVVTTAGNGHKKVGDYLDETLRNWGYNERFKLCFVHAHDGTGRLPLKTKKVIDKTTKQFYNSIVSNHLKSPDRKALFYYNLWRAMAYNNHVELDHEYWVKNNMINNEFYPGIPCNSIKKIPYKLFYRILLGFLSKNTVEK, from the coding sequence ATGAATTATTTAATTATTAATGGTAGTCCTCGACGACAAAATACTTGGCAAATTGTTGAAAGAATTAAAGATACTCTTTCTGAAAATGATAAAAATCCTGTTTTTAATGAAATTGATTTAGGAAATATTAATTTACCAGCATGTACTGGTTGTTATAGTTGTTTTAATAATGGAGAAGATACTTGTCCTCATAATGAGATTATTTCACCTATTGTTGATGCTATGAAATCATGTGATGGATTTATTATTACAAGTCCGGTTTATGCTTTGAATGTTACAGGTCTTATCAAGAATTTTATTGATCATCTTGCATATTTTTATCATAGACCTTACTTTTTTAAGAAAAAAGCATTAGTTGTGGTTACTACTGCAGGTAATGGTCATAAAAAAGTTGGAGATTATCTTGATGAAACTTTAAGAAACTGGGGTTATAATGAACGATTTAAATTATGTTTTGTTCATGCACATGATGGTACAGGACGTCTTCCTCTTAAAACTAAGAAAGTTATTGATAAAACTACAAAACAGTTCTATAATAGTATTGTTAGTAATCATTTGAAAAGTCCTGATAGAAAAGCTTTATTTTATTACAATCTTTGGAGAGCTATGGCATATAATAATCATGTTGAATTAGATCATGAGTATTGGGTTAAAAATAATATGATTAATAATGAGTTTTATCCAGGTATTCCATGTAATAGTATTAAAAAGATACCTTATAAGCTATTTTATAGAATTTTATTAGGATTTTTAAGTAAAAATACTGTTGAAAAATAG
- a CDS encoding methionine adenosyltransferase — protein MRNIKIEKAVGKTAGQNEIEVVERKGIGHPDSISDGIAEAVSRVLSQTYKEKAGHVLHHNTDEVQITAGESDPKFGGGQIIKPIQILLTGRAANEFTLPNGETHKVGVDTIAIEAAKDFLKDTIINLDVEYGTVVECKIGQGSADLRDVFQRPNDIPSSNDTSFGVGFAPFTPTENLVLKTEELLNSKDFKKQYPQVGEDIKVMGLRENDNITLTIAAAFVSKYVDDRDTYLNMKAELTDIVKDLAAKETDLSVDTFINTADDESKDDESGYYLTVTGTSAEMGDDGSVGRGNRANGLITPNRPMSMEATSGKNPINHVGKIYNLLSNEITREVVHDVEGVKNIDMVILSQIGKPIDQPRTATAHIQTEDGYTVEDVEEDVTRIIDKWLENITDIKDFMLEGKLRTF, from the coding sequence ATGCGTAATATAAAAATCGAAAAAGCTGTAGGAAAAACAGCAGGACAAAATGAAATAGAAGTAGTAGAAAGAAAAGGAATCGGACATCCAGATAGTATCAGTGATGGTATAGCAGAAGCTGTAAGTAGAGTATTATCTCAAACATACAAAGAAAAAGCTGGTCATGTATTACACCATAATACTGACGAAGTACAAATAACTGCTGGTGAATCAGATCCTAAATTTGGTGGTGGACAAATAATAAAACCAATCCAAATATTACTCACAGGAAGAGCAGCAAATGAATTCACACTACCAAATGGTGAAACACATAAAGTAGGAGTAGACACAATAGCAATAGAAGCTGCAAAAGATTTCCTTAAAGATACAATTATAAACTTAGATGTAGAATATGGAACAGTAGTTGAATGTAAAATAGGTCAAGGATCAGCAGACTTACGAGATGTATTCCAAAGACCAAATGATATTCCATCATCAAATGATACATCATTTGGAGTAGGATTTGCACCATTTACACCAACAGAAAATCTAGTACTTAAAACAGAAGAATTACTAAACAGTAAAGACTTCAAAAAACAATATCCTCAAGTAGGAGAAGATATAAAAGTAATGGGATTACGTGAAAATGATAACATAACTCTTACAATAGCAGCAGCATTTGTATCAAAGTATGTTGATGACAGAGACACATATCTTAACATGAAAGCAGAATTAACAGACATAGTAAAAGATTTAGCTGCAAAAGAAACCGATTTATCAGTAGATACATTTATAAATACAGCTGATGATGAAAGTAAAGATGATGAATCAGGTTACTATTTAACAGTAACTGGTACAAGTGCAGAAATGGGTGATGATGGTTCTGTAGGAAGAGGAAACAGAGCAAACGGACTTATCACACCAAACAGACCAATGTCTATGGAAGCAACATCCGGTAAAAATCCAATAAACCACGTAGGAAAAATATACAACTTACTATCTAATGAAATTACAAGAGAAGTAGTGCATGATGTAGAAGGCGTAAAAAACATTGACATGGTTATCTTAAGTCAAATAGGAAAACCAATAGATCAACCAAGAACTGCAACAGCACACATCCAAACAGAAGATGGGTACACAGTTGAAGATGTAGAAGAAGATGTAACAAGAATAATTGATAAATGGTTAGAAAACATCACAGACATTAAAGATTTCATGCTTGAAGGAAAATTAAGAACATTCTAA
- a CDS encoding DUF192 domain-containing protein, which produces MYKIVIKTKNNKQSIISIDYANTFIKRLKGLMFKDKITPLLYKQYYENRLLATIHTLFMKKTIAIIYVNTDDEIQEIITLKPWQIYIPQKSGIKYIIEVSENTIKENNIEITNKIKVLKKETKKEIE; this is translated from the coding sequence ATGTATAAAATAGTAATAAAAACTAAAAATAATAAACAAAGTATCATAAGTATTGATTATGCTAATACATTCATAAAACGTTTAAAGGGATTGATGTTTAAAGATAAAATCACACCATTACTCTATAAACAATATTATGAAAATAGACTTCTTGCAACAATACATACACTATTCATGAAAAAGACCATAGCTATAATTTATGTAAATACTGATGATGAAATACAAGAAATTATAACACTTAAACCATGGCAAATATACATACCTCAAAAATCAGGTATAAAATATATAATAGAAGTATCCGAAAATACAATAAAAGAAAATAACATAGAAATAACTAACAAAATAAAAGTCTTAAAAAAAGAGACTAAAAAGGAAATTGAATAA
- a CDS encoding flavoprotein, giving the protein MKIIWAITGAGHLLKESIDVLEKISKKHEITLITSKAGKEVLQLYGYNNKIKKILENPHHHYITDEQQQYSYPLSGKLTHEKYDLIIISPTTANTTAKIVHGIADTLITNVAAQSGKGQIPQIIVPVDQKEGLITTQLPPYIDKTKCKQCDTCTANNKCPQKIIQPPLIDTTKCNSCLNCENTCSYNAIITRKKIQLYIRKIDAENTKKLEKIENTTTLLHPEEIIKKIEEMN; this is encoded by the coding sequence ATGAAAATAATATGGGCAATAACTGGAGCAGGACATCTGTTAAAAGAAAGTATAGACGTGCTAGAAAAAATAAGTAAAAAACATGAAATAACCCTAATCACAAGTAAAGCAGGAAAAGAAGTACTACAATTATATGGTTATAACAATAAAATAAAAAAAATTCTAGAAAACCCCCACCACCACTATATAACAGATGAACAACAACAATACAGCTACCCATTATCTGGAAAATTAACACATGAAAAATATGATTTAATAATAATATCACCAACCACTGCAAATACAACTGCAAAAATAGTGCACGGAATAGCAGACACTCTCATAACAAATGTTGCAGCACAATCAGGAAAAGGACAAATTCCCCAAATAATAGTTCCAGTTGATCAAAAAGAAGGACTTATAACCACACAACTACCACCATATATTGATAAGACAAAATGCAAACAATGTGATACCTGCACTGCAAACAACAAATGTCCACAAAAAATAATCCAACCACCACTAATTGATACAACAAAATGTAATAGTTGCTTAAACTGTGAAAATACATGTTCCTACAATGCAATAATAACTAGAAAAAAAATACAATTATATATAAGAAAAATAGATGCAGAAAATACAAAAAAATTAGAAAAAATAGAAAATACAACTACACTACTTCATCCTGAAGAAATAATAAAAAAAATAGAAGAAATGAATTAA